The following nucleotide sequence is from Salvia splendens isolate huo1 chromosome 2, SspV2, whole genome shotgun sequence.
tttcattttaaaagacccgagtcactaaattcctttcatttcataaaattgattgcgcaatcgcataaacatagataccatatctgaacgtatgtgaaccgggaatgtggccacattccacgacggtcactggactgaccaactcgaaagctagctcACAATTctcatatgtgtacactagtccaagtagggtttgcggccctactgagacccgaattcgatttaacatgattGGCATAGCCAAGCATATAGTTAATTGTAAAAgcaaaatatggcatgacaaacatgtttagaaaagaTTCAGATTTTCATACTAAAATCACGTTTTGAAAAGAATGTCCACCTCAAAAGCTATCTCTTTAGCCAAGCAGACTCCTTGAGTTGATTTTAAATGACGTGCGAAGACGACCCTTTAGAAAATATAATACTTAATTAGACTTGAAGAAGTCAAGAAAGTTTAAACGTGAATGCGTCCTAAGTGcgtgcttattttattcttttttttcgtTTCTTATTTTCTAAAAGTTCTAGAGTCTTCGAACAATAATTAAATCGGGcgatttaattaaaaagaagtaATGTCATTACCTTTGGGAGAGTTATTTTCCATGTAATTTATTCAACGtctaaattaacaaaaattgaaaGTTTCTACAACTTAATTAAATCCAGGGATTTAATCCTTATCGTTCGACCGTcaagggatttaattcgtgaccCACTACCGAGGCCCGTCTATTTTAATCTCATGAACTACCATAACAATTAATCTTATATTAATTTCAGCCCAAAACCTCATCACACTTCAGCCCATTAATTAAACACCATGACCCAAAAATACTCCTAAAACACCATGAAATTGTAATCCCTAATTTAGGTCACTTCCCCACCTCTTTCACTCTCTTCGCCGCCGGCTAGGTTCCTCGCTTGCATCGCCGAAGTTCCGCCGGTCTCGTCTCCCCGGCCCTCTCTCTCAATCCTTCTCTGTTCTCAAATTTTAAGATCCTTCAGCTTGGAGTGAAGAGCAGCGGCGGTTCTCCTCCGTCGAGCTCTCTCCCTCGCGCGTGGAGGCTCAGAGGCCCGCTGCCGCTTCTACGCCGGCACTCGCTCGTCACCGAACAGACCCTCATTCTCAAGCTAAGTCTTACTTTTccttttatcttaattttattatgTTAAGAGTTGGATGAAAGTGGCAGTAGCACATTTATTTGTTGCTTATCATTAATTGGAGTTAGCACATTGGTTTTGAAGTAGAGATACTGAAATTGCCCTATGTCTTGCCTACTGGAAATGTTTCTGAAATGAGTAAATGAGCATGCTTGGGCAGATCGTATGCTTCTACAGATGAAACATGAAAGATGAGGAAAAAGTGATTTTTGATCTCATTTAGGACTTAGCATGCTGTGAAGGGTTTGCCTAGGCTATGTCTCCATGCTTTAAGTGTGtctaagagagaatgagaaggTTAAAACGAGAAAGGTGTGTGTGATTACCTGCTAGAAAGAGCTGAGATTGTAGTTCTTCTTGCTGGACTTAAACAAAACTTCCTCTCACTCTCTAGCTCTCTCTCGATGTTGTGAGAAAACTGATATGTGATGGGGTTGTGAAACTGATTGGGAggtatatgtgtatatatatgtattggAGTTTGTTGGGATTTTGACGGAGATCACATCTGAAACTCTTCGGCTCTTTGTTAGCTATTTTTGGCGATTTATGGAGTATGTACTCATGAGAAATAAATGGGATGTCCCCTGCATTAGTTGTCCACCTGTAGCAGATCCTCTTTTGATGATCTTCATTCTACTTTGTTTGGTTTGATTTGTTGCAGATAGTACTTGGACAGAAGGCAAAGCTGTTGGGAGTCGGAGATGCTGCAGGCAAGCATTGACTTACCTTCTTGGGTAAGTCCTTGGTCCTCCATTGTTAAAGGGGTTGTCTCTTTTCCTCTAATAAGAGTTTCATTTAAATCCTCTTGTTCCTTAGCAGTGTTATTAATGGCGTAAGACGGCTTACGGCGGTCGGTCAAAAAACCGCCATAGGGATATGGCGGTTGGCATGGCAGTATTATGCCGTAAATGGCGGTcaataaattaacaaataaataaaatacaaaacataacataagatgcaaaattttaaaaaaaatataatatcccAAATAAAAACCAATAGTTAAAACATAGTCTATGTTTAAAATTAAAGTCTTTCACTCAATATTCACTAATAAAAATGCAAAAACGGCAAAGTAAATGCAAATTCATGTCTTCACTCCTCATCCCCATCTTCATCATCAAGTGCCATGTAGTCATCCTCGTCATCTTCATatccttcttcctcctcttcttgCTCAAACTCTTGCTCTAATTCTTCTTCGTCTGATTCATCTACAAGAGTCATCTCTTCGACCACATGCTGCaacttttcttttcctttaccTAATGTAGCTGCAGTCCGAGTATCTTTCTTGGAAGCTCGAACATAACTTGACGACGTGGAAGtgtcttttctttttttggaccGAGTAAATGTGGTCGATTCTCCAATCCCTGAAGCGTCATATGCAATTTCCCAATCATGGGTATCACCATCAAAAACCAAATCTTGGCTAGTGCCAACAACTTCAGGATCATCCAGCTCGCCAACTAACCACACATTGCACTCATCAATATCTTTGAGTGAGATGGGATCAATCTTATCTCTAATACTGTACCTTTCGCACAACTTTTGGTTGTATTTAACCTACACCAAATCGTGCATCTTCTGATGTTCAAGCCTCCTTTTTTTGGAATGAATCTAtcacataaaaataattaaaacttgTTAATTATTGAATTATATTAGAACTAAAAATCATACTTAAAAAACAACTAAAATGCTTACTTGCTCGAAAACACTCCAATTACGTTCACAGCCGGAAGCACTACAAGTTAAGCTCAAGATCTTTATTGCAAGCCTTTGCAAATGTGGAGCATCATATCCATATTTCTTCCACCATTGAgctaaaaaaaacaatataatATTGAACATTTGATAATCAAGTGTGAATCAAACATAAAAAAGTCCATGAAATTATAGTCACTTTGCTTTTCATGGGGAGACAGAGACAATCACGGTAATATATGTAACAATAATATCTATGCTTTTATatcatattaaaatatattaaaatttaaaatatttatgcaaaataaaaaaatagaataaataaattCGCACCTGGAGCTAATCTCTTCCTATGCCGCACAGCGAATTCGTGACCAAACATGCCTTCACTACTTGTGTGCATTACCATCTCATCAAGTGCCTTGTCTTGGAGTTCTTTATTTGGCAGCAATCTTGCAACACATTCATATAAATCTATTAGTAACCTCACGGTCAAATTCCAATCTcttattttcataaaagatgTCCGGATTTAAAATGTGTCCAGCTGCATGGAGCGGCCTGTGGAGCTGATAATTCCATCTATCATCAATGATCTTAAAAATATTTGCATATCTTTGTTCATTGTTGCTGAAAGATTTCATAATGGTTTCTTTCGCCGTCTCCATTGCCTCATAAATGTAGCCCATTGCTGGTTTCTTTTCACTATCCACCAATCGAAGAACTCGTACAAGGGGAGCCATGACTTTGAGAATGAATACCACGTGCCTCCAAAAAGAAGGCATCATGACTGTTTTAGTTGCTTCTCTTTCTTTAGCATCCTTAGACAGTTTGTTTTGCACCCATTCGTCGCAAGTAAACATCTTTCTAAGGTTGTCTTTTTGCTTGTGAATCCTTTCTAATGAAAGAAAGGAGGTAGCAAAACGGGTAATAGCTGGCCTCATCAATTCCTTCTTCTTTGTAAAACTTCTCAACAAACTCAAGGTAAAAGTGTGGCTATAAATATAGCCCACAAGAGCTACATCCCTTCGAATGGTATTCTTAACCAAAGGAATCTTACCAATATCTTCTAGCATGAGACCAATGCAGTGTGCTGCACACGAAGTCCAGTAAAGATGTCTTCTCTTCTCCATCAACATTTTTCCCGTGGCTACATGATTGCTCCCATTGTCCGTTACCACTTGGACAACATGTTCTTCACCGATCTCATCGACAAGCGAATCAAGTAGCTCAAACAACTTCTCTCCTGTCTTCGCAAAGCCGGTGGCATCAATAGATTTAACAGACACAGTGCCACAAGGTTAATTAACTAAAAAGTTGATTATAGTCCTTTGCTTACGATCTGTCCATCCATCCGGCATAATGCTACAACCATGCATTTTTCATTCGTCCTTCTTAGGTTCCAACAAAGTGTTAGTATACTCCAACTCTCTATTCAAAAGTGGAACTCGGATGTCATGAAAACTTGGTTTCGGCAAATGTTTTCCGAATGCACCAATGTCGTGAATCATATCTTCAAAGCTCTGCAACTTAACCACGTTGAATGATAACTCCGCTTGGTACCAAAATCGGGCTATGGACTGGTGAACTCGGGCCACTtcttttttttgtccacagaTTCTCTTATGTTTAACTGACGCAATTTTTCTTTGCGTCTTTTTTGAGCTGGAGTCTCGggtttattaaaaaataagtcAATATGCCCTTTATTTGAACAATCAGAACTCTTTTTCTGTTGAATTATTggctcatcttcatcttcattacTATCCAGATCGAATGCTCTTGAATTACTAAGCATAGCTGATGAATTTGCTTTAGCTTTGTTTTTATAGCTTTCCCAGAGTTAGTCTTTAACCTCTTTCGTACATTTTGCACATGCATCAACTTTACCCATCTTCCCCATTAAATGCTCTTTACCTCTAGTAATTCCACCATTCATAATTTTCCCTCAATAGTTGCACATGACTTTGTTCGTAGATGTTGCTTCTACTTGAGTGCAGAATTTCCAACCCACATCTTTTTTGCCACCCGCCGAAGAAGATTATTCTTTAATTGACATTATTGCAAATTCCAACTACTGTATGTTTAAAGAAAAAGGATAACTTTATTATGAATATTAAAAGAGCAAAAACATCTATTAATATAGTGTGAGAATTCAATatgcatattttattttgaaatcatGCATAATGGAATGCATATACTGTCTCTTGCACCGATCAatacatttttataatttttaaaatgtggGCAATAACATAGCCTTGGGAATTTAAGCTCCTGCTGTCATCATAAGGACATGCATGATGCATGTTAATATATGTGTGGAACGTTTACATACAAAATAACATTAGTAATGGAAGTACTTAACCTAAAGTTAGTGGATACACTAATTAAATGGTGGAAGACAATAAGTATTAACCAAGAccttctttcctttttctttatcaTCTTAATTATAATAACTTACCTCCTAATACTTTCTTTATTGCCTTTCATTATCATGTGCTACACATTCTTGCTTCGGTCTTATCgcacaattattatttttaatcaaactaatgcaTCTTTCGTTTTGTCTTTATTTTATGAGTGCTCTATagtagataaatttggatataaATTTGAACTTGGCAATGATTAATTAATGGGGATTCATCATCAGCGGCTGACGGATTTTGTGCCGTATAAGAAAAATTTATATGTGAAAAGTTTTAAATTTCGTTTTACTAATGTAGTAAATTTTAAAAGAATCTGTAAGGAAATTCGTTACctttttagattttatttaatttccttAACTTGAATGGGAATTTGTTAATTTAGGAAAAAGATATTGAGTTGGTACATTGTTCCGATTCCATGCATTATTGGTAGTGCCTaagtttttatgttttttagttATAGAGAACAATGTCCATCCATTTTATTatgctttattttattcatcttttaaattattttattgtcaGTCTGTGTGTATTGGGGTGTTGGGTCAATGGTGGAAAGTGTGTGTTAATATAAGTGTGGCACGTTTACATACAAAATAACATTAGTAATGGAAGCACTTAAACTAAAGTTAGTGGATACACTAATTAAATGATGGAAGACAATAAGTATGGATACACTAATTAAATGGTGGAAGACAATAAGTATTAACCAATTTCAACTAATATCAATCATTATTTCACCTCGTCAAAATAATTTCATCGAGAAACTCTACAATTCAACATGCATACATAAATTATCCATCAAAATTGTAAAAGACTTACCTTGTATTCGAAATAGATGTTCTAGAAGTCAAAGAATTGATCTTCACTGTCGATTGTAGTTTCAAATTAACTTCGGTCACAACAGAGAGTAAGTTATGCTTTTCGTTGGAAGAATTCTTAATTTGGGAGTTGAGGGAGAGTCATGCTTTCTGGTAGAAACTCCCATAAACCCTATAAATAAACTGTCTATAATGGTCAGTGGGCTAGGTTACATGTCCCGTGGACTGAATAGTAGGATAAGTGGGGTAAGTGGGTTCATTTTACAAGGCAAAGGCATCTCGACCACCATGAGAGCCATATCCCGCCATGGCGCTACATGAATGGCGGCCGCCATTCAAAAAAGGGAGTAAACTGCCATATCACATAGTGGCGGTGGCGTTGAGCCTGGAAACTGCCACCGCCATCCGCCACGGCGCCGCCATCTCTGCTTTTTAATAACACTGTTCCTTAGCAATTTAATAGTTTGTTTTATCTTGCAGGTGAGGGAAGAGGGCTTGGCTACCATGCTGCTGTTTGAGACGTGGGCTTGCTGCCCCGGGCCCGAGAGCTGATCCGACGTGGGCCGCGGTTTTGGGCTTGGGCATAGAGGCCTGAAGTGCAATTAATATGAGATTTTGTTCTTCTTAAACTCTTTGGCCCATCCAAGAGTATTTGTAATAGAATAGTGTTCCGCATGTTTCCTTCTATTCGTGAATCACGCATGAAACGATCATATAGAGattaatgtattttgttttcGAGCACTTTCAGCTCGAGATAAATATCATCGTTTTCCTTTCACTATGttcattttatttcttaaacattccttaaattattttagttcattcgattatttcattaacttttggTTTTGCGAACTATCAACATTAAACATTTATGAACGGTAAAAAAAATTTCCATTCCGAAACACAAGTCAAGAGAGCTAGGATTTATTAGTTCGACATTAACATTAACGAAAAAGAATAATGAAGGGGCGGGTATTACaagctaggatcatcaccaagtcgatgtggaataagatttaatagttttaacacgccccctcacgtgtgggtcggaatgacacatcggacttctatcatgtgggtaggcaagagaagagataaagagataaaatccattatcgacttgggcccgctctggtaccatgtgaaaaatggagaagaagatgatggaTAAATCTCCATTGAAGGAGAATGAAGAAAATTGCAGATAAAATGCTTAACGAAGAGAGAGAACGAAAGGAGAGAGAAAGCGGGATTTTTCATTATGGACTACATTTTTAATAAGTGGTGTTttcaaaaatacaataaaagccATTTATATAGACTGATAAAAGTAACAAAATACCTATCTAATTAcaaattatttttcaatttcaacAATAAGTAATAACTAGCTATATAACATCCATTTGTGATCATGATATACCTTAAGTGAAGAGCTCGTTTGTATTGGTTCATGCTATTTATCCGAGTGAGGTTTGagctttaatttattttttagtgtGATTCATCATTAATCATGTTATacgtttctagaacttgctcgttGTCAGCTTGAATTTACATAGTCGCTTAGCAATATTATTATAGTGATAAACCAAATCAGGAGCTACAATAATGTAGATTGGGGACTTGGACCACTGAGATTTATATttgttataaatttttaatatatgaTTGAGGTATaaaatatgttaaaattagtgggaaCTAATCAAATCACTGCAATAAACTCGTGTTTGATTAGTGATACGAATGTGATCTTTGTATGCCAatcctaatttattttttttttgttatattctCTGTTCAGATAGAATGTCGAACTTGGCTTATAAAAGTTTGGTGGAAACTAATAAGTTGACTGGACCAAATTCCATGGATTGGCCCTTTTGTCTACGCTTGGTGCTATAACCATCTCTAGTAGTACTGCAAaacccaaaatgaaataggaaAATGGCTCCAATCGTCCCGTAAAACCCATCATGTTTTAGATTTTTAagcaaaatatatttatttttagatttacattaaaataatctgcactttattgattttttacgttcaaaatccaaaccatTCTATATTTATCATAATAGGAAAGAAGAGAACATAAATAAATACAGCAGAAAAATAAGcgtgtacttcctccgtcctaaggaagatgaccccttccttgggtggtacgagattttatgcacttttattttgtgtattaagtggagagagtaaagtagagagatggaataaagtagagataaatgtgtttctattttaagtaatgagtcatcttagttgggacaagcCAAAAAAGAAAGTTggtcatctttaatgggacggaggaagtaacaAAAAAGAACACGAACGGAAATGGAGGGGAAAGAAATAGATTGAAATAATAGCCTAATTTAATTAGTGGGCTCTTATAGATTATTAATCCTATTAATATcagttaatttatttattagtgGGATCTTATAGATTATCAATCCTATTAATATTAAGTTAATTTAATAATTAGCCTAATTTAATTAGTGGGCTCATTTAGATTAGCCCATGTGAATGTACTATATAAacgtgtttttctttctttgcaGGTTAACTAGTATAGTTTAATTAGATCACACCTATAAGTTCCCTACATCCCACAATagtaactcacattttatatgAGCACAAGtttaagaaaagtaaaaaatagtgagttggaaaaattattgtaatatgagtttcacttttttatattggttttataatagaatgtgagttaagtgaattagtagaatgtggacctacttatcatttatggtaaacgtgaaatgtgactcttattatgggacggaacgaaatgaaaaaatatgactcttattgcgggacggaggaagtactagtTTAGTTGAATAATATTAATCCTGGTTGAATTAGGTAATTTTAATtagttggtatattttaataagatatgtttcatttattttttttatattgagaTTAAATGAATTACCTCACAAGTTTATTTTAACAagttaatatattatttaataattttattatactaATTTACTAACtgttcaaaaattaaaattaaaatttgacttTACAAAACTAAACATCACTCTAGCTAGAATCATTTCTATAAGCAACAGCTAGAATATCTAGAATTTTGACTATAAACAGTGAATCTAATAATTAAGAATTATTCTTAAATTgagattgctaattagttacTCATTGATCTTAACCTTCGAATGGATATAACTAACAAATTCTATTTATAAATAGGATAGTGTTGGGGGTATAAAATTAATTGACCCAATTTATATGGTGACGTATTAAGTTATTTGCAACGTAtcgagaaatttcggaatatagGTTTAAATTCGCTAACCTTTCAAGATAAGAGATTCAATTCGcttacctttcgaaatatgggtTCGAGACATGCGAATTAttcggaataagggttttacatgtttttatatttattctcttcatttttcttattatttcccttccaataattatagatttactaaactatcctttaacccatctctcaaaattttcattttacctCCCTCCAAACGATTTCACATGCTATATGCTTTACCGTTCTGTTTCTGTATTAAGGTTGAAACTGATAAATAGATTTCACTCTGCTATGTTTCAGTCTT
It contains:
- the LOC121774651 gene encoding E3 ubiquitin-protein ligase HUWE1-like, with the protein product MVMHTSSEGMFGHEFAVRHRKRLAPAQWWKKYGYDAPHLQRLAIKILSLTCSASGCERNWSVFEQVKYNQKLCERYSIRDKIDPISLKDIDECNVWLVGELDDPEVVGTSQDLVFDGDTHDWEIAYDASGIGESTTFTRSKKRKDTSTSSSYVRASKKDTRTAATLGKGKEKLQHVVEEMTLVDESDEEELEQEFEQEEEEEGYEDDEDDYMALDDEDGDEE
- the LOC121774667 gene encoding uncharacterized protein LOC121774667, with amino-acid sequence MHGCSIMPDGWTDREKLFELLDSLVDEIGEEHVVQVVTDNGSNHVATGKMLMEKRRHLYWTSCAAHCIGLMLEDIGKIPLVKNTIRRDVALVGYIYSHTFTLSLLRSFTKKKELMRPAITRFATSFLSLERIHKQKDNLRKMFTCDEWVQNKLSKDAKEREATKTVMMPSFWRHVVFILKVMAPLVRVLRLVDSEKKPAMGYIYEAMETAKETIMKSFSNNEQRYANIFKIIDDRWNYQLHRPLHAAGHILNPDIFYENKRLEFDREVTNRFI